In Leptolyngbya sp. CCY15150, the following are encoded in one genomic region:
- a CDS encoding IS982 family transposase, translating to YGRFIELMPWSFVALVHVLKRRCFGAMTGISFLDSTSIAVCHVKRAKAHKTFKHLAGWGKSSVGWYFGFKLHLIINERGELLAATLTPGNTDDRKPVPEMTQGLVGKLFGDRGYISQALFETLFDRGLELITKRRKNMKNSLMPLLDKVLLRKRLIIETVNEQLKHLCQIEHSRHRSPFNFLVNLVSGLIAYAYHPNKPSLGIPDDELKALSQAAF from the coding sequence CTACGGACGATTCATCGAGCTGATGCCTTGGAGCTTTGTGGCTTTAGTACATGTCCTGAAGCGCCGCTGTTTTGGGGCAATGACCGGCATCAGCTTCCTAGACTCCACCTCGATTGCCGTCTGTCATGTCAAGCGGGCAAAGGCCCACAAGACGTTCAAACACCTAGCGGGGTGGGGCAAATCATCGGTGGGATGGTACTTCGGTTTCAAGCTCCACCTGATCATTAATGAGCGAGGCGAACTGCTGGCGGCGACCCTAACGCCGGGCAATACCGATGACCGTAAGCCGGTGCCTGAGATGACCCAAGGCTTGGTTGGCAAACTGTTTGGCGATCGGGGCTACATCTCGCAGGCGCTGTTTGAAACCCTCTTTGACCGTGGTTTGGAACTGATTACCAAACGCCGAAAGAACATGAAAAATTCCCTGATGCCGCTGCTGGACAAGGTGCTGCTGCGCAAGCGTCTCATCATTGAAACAGTCAATGAGCAGCTCAAACACTTATGTCAGATCGAGCATTCGCGGCACCGCAGCCCCTTCAATTTTCTGGTGAACCTGGTCTCGGGATTAATTGCCTATGCCTACCACCCGAACAAGCCCTCGTTGGGTATCCCAGATGATGAGC